One stretch of Rhodopirellula halodulae DNA includes these proteins:
- a CDS encoding MFS transporter, with the protein MSSSSTRPIASPYASVVVDAAQSTPTQGRSAWEPLREPMFRLFWIASLASNLGTWIHEVGAGWLMTTLDATPEMVAAVRTSMALPIVFLAIPAGVLADRIDKRHLLIGTQSILLFVTAMLAVSTATGVITAWGLLAMTFVIGLGMVVHVPTWQSAIPELVPRWQISRAVGLGSISFNLARAVGPAIGGVLIALVGIWSTFAINAISFAGVLAVLLRWKRRTTEDSRGRSFLSSMRQGIRYVIWKRTMRHVMLGVVLFVLPGSALWSLMPLYAKTALGWGPSGFGILVAMIGLGAVIGASMLPRVRSRLGSDRTIACAMGLYATGMLTLSFEPFWPVLLFATLLMGCGWMATLTTLNATAQITLPRRLRARGMGCYLTMMAGSMSLGSLVWGQTAGAIGMPNALMVAALAMMVTAGISLLLPLAATLDDA; encoded by the coding sequence ATGTCGAGTTCGTCCACCCGCCCGATTGCTTCGCCGTATGCGTCGGTGGTGGTGGATGCTGCACAATCGACGCCGACGCAGGGACGTTCCGCGTGGGAGCCACTGCGAGAACCCATGTTCCGTTTGTTTTGGATCGCTTCGTTGGCATCCAATTTGGGAACCTGGATCCACGAGGTCGGTGCGGGATGGTTGATGACGACGTTGGATGCGACCCCGGAAATGGTGGCCGCGGTGAGAACGTCGATGGCTTTACCGATTGTGTTCCTTGCCATTCCCGCGGGAGTGTTGGCCGACCGAATCGACAAGCGTCATCTGTTGATCGGAACGCAATCGATTTTGTTGTTTGTCACCGCGATGTTGGCGGTGTCGACCGCGACGGGTGTGATCACCGCGTGGGGATTGCTGGCGATGACGTTCGTGATCGGTTTGGGAATGGTGGTGCACGTCCCGACTTGGCAATCCGCGATTCCTGAATTGGTTCCACGCTGGCAAATCAGCCGTGCGGTTGGTTTGGGGAGTATCAGTTTCAACCTGGCTCGTGCCGTGGGGCCGGCCATCGGGGGTGTGTTGATTGCTTTGGTAGGCATCTGGAGCACCTTCGCCATCAATGCGATTTCGTTTGCGGGCGTGTTGGCAGTGTTGCTGCGTTGGAAGCGTCGTACGACGGAAGACAGCCGTGGCCGGTCATTTCTGTCGTCGATGCGGCAGGGCATCCGATACGTGATTTGGAAACGAACGATGCGACACGTGATGCTGGGCGTGGTGTTGTTTGTGTTGCCGGGCAGTGCGCTGTGGTCGCTGATGCCTTTGTACGCCAAGACCGCGCTGGGATGGGGACCGTCCGGTTTCGGGATTTTGGTAGCGATGATTGGATTGGGAGCGGTGATTGGGGCGTCGATGTTGCCTCGCGTTCGATCACGATTGGGATCAGATCGAACGATCGCGTGTGCGATGGGGCTCTACGCGACGGGTATGTTGACGTTGAGTTTCGAACCGTTTTGGCCCGTGTTGTTGTTCGCCACTTTGCTGATGGGATGTGGCTGGATGGCGACGTTGACCACTCTGAATGCCACCGCCCAAATCACTCTGCCACGACGATTGCGCGCCCGCGGGATGGGATGTTATCTGACGATGATGGCGGGATCGATGTCGTTGGGTTCACTGGTTTGGGGGCAAACGGCCGGAGCGATTGGGATGCCCAACGCGTTAATGGTCGCCGCGCTAGCGATGATGGTTACCGCGGGGATCAGTTTGTTGTTGCCCCTGGCGGCCACGCTCGACGATGCCTGA
- a CDS encoding ABC transporter ATP-binding protein — protein sequence MIKLNHLQKLYDDTIAVKDVTVSIPAGVVCGLVGPNGAGKTTTLRCMAGLLPATAGEIQINGISPETDPVRLKRTIAYVPDDPPLFDDLTVGEHLDFVARLYHIDDHRRTAIDLLEQFELLAKYDATVTSLSRGMRQKLAVACAYLIQPQVLLLDEPLTGLDPPGIRILLDSVRQFVRGGKTAIISSHLLAMISDVCDQVWLLQNGLVRYHGTTSGLRKEFPNTESLEEAFFAAMDLSANESASSAEDEDESTVVMPAAQTGVAMPLTSPTVPASPTTVS from the coding sequence ATGATCAAGCTGAATCACTTACAAAAGCTTTATGACGATACGATCGCCGTCAAGGACGTGACCGTGTCGATCCCAGCCGGTGTGGTGTGCGGTCTCGTTGGCCCCAACGGTGCGGGAAAGACAACCACCTTACGCTGCATGGCGGGGCTGCTGCCTGCCACTGCAGGCGAAATTCAAATCAATGGAATTTCCCCTGAAACGGACCCGGTTCGCCTCAAAAGAACAATTGCGTATGTCCCCGATGACCCGCCATTGTTCGACGACCTGACCGTCGGCGAACATCTGGACTTTGTCGCTCGCCTCTACCACATCGATGACCATCGGCGAACGGCCATTGATCTGCTGGAACAATTCGAACTGCTGGCGAAATACGATGCCACGGTGACGTCGTTGTCCCGCGGAATGCGTCAGAAGCTCGCCGTCGCGTGTGCTTACTTGATCCAACCGCAAGTACTGCTTCTGGATGAACCGCTGACAGGATTGGATCCTCCCGGCATCCGAATCCTGCTCGATTCCGTCCGTCAATTTGTTCGCGGAGGAAAGACTGCCATCATCAGCAGCCACTTGCTGGCGATGATCAGCGACGTCTGCGACCAAGTTTGGCTGCTGCAGAATGGCTTGGTGCGTTACCACGGCACCACGTCCGGTCTGCGAAAGGAATTCCCAAACACCGAATCGCTCGAAGAAGCCTTCTTCGCCGCGATGGATCTTTCTGCAAACGAGTCCGCGTCCTCCGCGGAAGATGAGGACGAGTCCACAGTCGTGATGCCCGCCGCACAAACTGGCGTCGCGATGCCGCTGACCTCACCCACCGTTCCCGCCTCGCCAACGACGGTCTCGTGA
- the hisS gene encoding histidine--tRNA ligase, with product MIQPRTLKGFRDYLPAAMIPREQLMQTAREVFRSFGFAPIDTPTLEHLEILTGKGSEETDRQLYQFEDNGGRPVGMRFDLTVPLARFAAQHIGTLGTPFKRYHIAPVWRGEKPQEGRYREFVQCDFDTIGTTSELADIEAVCVIDALLRAIGIDAFTISINNRAILTGLLESLGLADKTTPVLRSLDKLGKIGREKTAAEMVEAAGVTPEQADSVLRLAECDGEAESILAALPEITGGNETAAVGIERLTQIYRGALASGVRPDRLKIDVSIARGLDYYTGVIFETTLDELPGIGSVCSGGRYDNLAGLYTKQHLPGIGASLGLDRLLAALESLGRLSGVSKPCAVFIPFFDKAHRDDYLQLASQIRAAGIGVEVYPEPKKLGQQLKYADSQGFATAIIAGGNEWEAGTVQVKTLATKESQDVAYQHKAPEALIELLKNAV from the coding sequence ATGATTCAACCTCGCACGCTGAAGGGATTCCGCGACTACTTGCCCGCCGCCATGATCCCGCGGGAACAATTGATGCAGACCGCTCGCGAAGTCTTTCGCAGTTTCGGGTTTGCTCCGATCGACACGCCCACGTTGGAACACCTGGAAATCCTCACTGGCAAAGGCAGCGAGGAAACGGATCGTCAGCTTTACCAATTCGAAGACAACGGCGGGCGTCCTGTCGGGATGCGATTTGACCTGACCGTGCCACTGGCTCGGTTCGCCGCGCAGCACATCGGGACATTGGGAACGCCGTTCAAGCGTTACCACATCGCTCCGGTTTGGCGAGGCGAGAAGCCGCAGGAGGGTCGCTATCGCGAATTTGTGCAGTGTGACTTTGACACGATCGGAACGACGTCGGAGCTGGCTGACATCGAAGCGGTTTGCGTGATTGATGCGTTGTTGCGAGCGATTGGAATCGACGCGTTCACGATCAGCATCAACAACCGCGCCATTTTGACGGGCTTGTTGGAATCGTTGGGGCTGGCGGACAAGACGACGCCGGTGCTCCGCAGCCTGGACAAACTCGGGAAAATTGGCCGCGAAAAAACGGCAGCCGAGATGGTGGAAGCGGCGGGGGTCACGCCAGAGCAAGCGGATTCCGTTTTGCGGTTGGCGGAGTGTGACGGTGAAGCGGAGTCGATCCTGGCGGCCCTGCCCGAGATCACGGGCGGCAACGAAACCGCCGCGGTGGGCATTGAACGTTTGACGCAGATTTATCGAGGTGCTTTGGCGTCGGGCGTCCGTCCAGATCGGCTGAAGATCGATGTCTCGATCGCGCGTGGTTTGGATTACTACACCGGAGTGATTTTCGAAACGACGCTGGATGAATTGCCGGGGATCGGCAGTGTTTGCAGCGGTGGCCGCTACGACAATCTTGCTGGGCTATACACGAAGCAACATCTGCCCGGTATCGGCGCTTCATTGGGGCTGGATCGATTGCTGGCGGCATTGGAGAGTCTTGGCCGGTTGTCAGGAGTCAGCAAGCCTTGTGCGGTCTTCATTCCGTTCTTTGACAAGGCTCATCGCGACGACTACCTCCAACTTGCATCGCAAATTCGTGCCGCTGGAATTGGAGTCGAGGTTTATCCCGAGCCGAAAAAGCTGGGCCAGCAATTGAAGTATGCCGATTCGCAAGGTTTCGCGACGGCCATCATCGCAGGTGGTAACGAATGGGAAGCTGGAACCGTGCAAGTCAAAACGCTGGCGACCAAGGAATCGCAAGACGTGGCTTACCAACACAAGGCACCGGAAGCATTGATCGAGCTGCTTAAAAACGCCGTTTGA
- a CDS encoding YkgJ family cysteine cluster protein, which yields MPTASKLPVATPPSVTGRRRADYPADANLCEYCTAKCCHYFALPIDEPVSRKDFDFIRWYLLHDRATVFVDEDTWYLLVHTTCKHLQDDNRCGIYETRPQICREYTTKECEFEDDWCYEKYFETPEQIDEYADALFGPQFPQGADRDIDSIRSRRPSGLPVVAS from the coding sequence ATGCCCACCGCATCCAAGCTGCCCGTCGCCACACCGCCTTCCGTCACCGGACGCCGCCGCGCGGATTACCCCGCCGACGCGAATTTGTGTGAGTACTGCACGGCGAAATGTTGTCACTACTTCGCCTTGCCGATCGACGAACCCGTTTCGCGAAAGGATTTTGACTTCATTCGGTGGTACTTGCTGCACGATCGAGCCACCGTGTTTGTCGACGAAGACACCTGGTACCTGCTGGTCCATACGACTTGCAAGCATCTGCAGGACGACAACCGATGTGGGATCTACGAGACGCGGCCGCAAATCTGTCGCGAATACACGACCAAAGAATGTGAATTCGAAGACGACTGGTGCTACGAGAAATACTTCGAAACGCCGGAGCAGATTGACGAGTACGCGGACGCTTTGTTCGGTCCACAGTTTCCGCAAGGTGCCGACCGCGACATCGATTCCATCCGCAGTCGCAGACCCAGCGGTCTGCCGGTCGTCGCGTCGTAA
- a CDS encoding formyltransferase family protein, whose amino-acid sequence MEVVITALGPDHSGLADPIIHHVTARGARISEIQMYDHDEEELFAMLCRIQLDAGSEPMTLLTQLQDEMRQIGEHTGLSIRAWSPDARAKRPRLAVACTYVEHTPRAVLEAVASGQIAAEVPVIISNRKKLSFLAEEFDCDYQMIGDGTGAVDNAALLKTLDDYDIDYLILARYMRILPADACWQFAGGRIINLHHGLLPGFPGFRPYHDAHNVRMLTFGATCHFIIPELDAGNQTINQRTFSVVPGTPLEKIIAQGESENEPACLVEGVRRVVDREVHLHFHRVVPRKQPA is encoded by the coding sequence ATGGAAGTCGTCATCACCGCCTTGGGCCCGGATCATTCGGGTTTGGCCGATCCAATCATTCATCATGTCACCGCTCGCGGGGCTCGGATTTCCGAAATCCAGATGTATGACCACGATGAGGAAGAATTGTTCGCGATGTTGTGCCGAATTCAGCTCGATGCTGGTTCAGAGCCGATGACGTTGCTGACGCAGTTGCAGGATGAAATGCGTCAAATTGGCGAGCACACGGGTTTGTCGATCCGTGCCTGGAGTCCCGACGCGAGGGCCAAGCGACCTCGTTTGGCGGTGGCCTGCACGTATGTGGAGCACACTCCGCGAGCGGTTCTGGAAGCGGTAGCCTCCGGTCAGATCGCAGCGGAAGTCCCCGTCATCATTTCCAACCGGAAAAAGCTGAGCTTTCTGGCCGAGGAATTCGACTGCGATTACCAGATGATCGGCGATGGAACGGGCGCGGTGGATAACGCGGCTCTTCTGAAGACGCTTGACGACTACGACATCGATTATCTCATCCTCGCTCGGTACATGAGGATTTTGCCCGCCGATGCGTGCTGGCAATTCGCGGGTGGTCGCATCATCAATCTGCACCACGGGTTGTTGCCGGGCTTTCCCGGATTCCGTCCTTACCACGATGCACACAACGTTCGCATGCTGACGTTTGGAGCAACCTGCCACTTCATCATTCCAGAATTGGACGCGGGCAACCAAACCATCAACCAAAGAACCTTTTCCGTGGTTCCTGGAACTCCGCTCGAAAAGATCATTGCTCAGGGCGAATCCGAAAACGAACCAGCATGTTTGGTCGAAGGTGTGCGCCGGGTCGTCGATCGCGAAGTCCACCTGCATTTCCACCGCGTTGTGCCACGCAAACAGCCCGCCTGA
- the rpsU gene encoding 30S ribosomal protein S21 gives MVKLLVRDRETIQEAVRRFRKLVERSGIKKEMRRREFYEKPSETNRRARLRAERRNKRTRMLSR, from the coding sequence ATGGTAAAGTTATTGGTGCGTGATCGGGAAACGATTCAGGAGGCAGTTCGCCGATTCAGAAAGTTGGTGGAGCGAAGCGGTATCAAGAAAGAAATGCGTCGCCGCGAGTTCTACGAAAAGCCCAGTGAAACCAATCGTCGCGCCCGCCTGCGTGCCGAACGCCGCAACAAACGCACTCGCATGCTGTCCCGCTGA
- a CDS encoding 3-keto-disaccharide hydrolase, translated as MGTVHAGPPSESNSGSAGDGHLFVELFDGKSFDGWQHGGNWRIEQGAFYRASGGGPLTYKRDVVPDDFELRFEWKVSEGCNSGVYYRPGQVEYQVLDNVGSPYGENPRQAAASLFFCMAPSKDATRPVGQWNSARVLCKGTVIQHWLNGQKVLDFDYTDPKWADMVELLTIRGGDLTGRGGELWLQDHGQPVWYRSLSWRVIPGDEILEASGDFEPMPIPPAALAKERQRVEAMLRQKRSQ; from the coding sequence ATGGGCACCGTCCACGCCGGTCCACCCTCCGAAAGCAACTCTGGGTCGGCGGGTGATGGTCATCTCTTCGTCGAATTGTTCGATGGCAAGAGCTTCGATGGTTGGCAGCACGGCGGTAACTGGCGAATCGAGCAGGGGGCGTTCTATCGGGCGTCCGGCGGCGGGCCGCTGACTTACAAACGCGATGTTGTGCCGGATGACTTCGAGCTTCGTTTTGAATGGAAAGTGTCGGAGGGTTGCAACAGTGGCGTCTACTACCGGCCCGGCCAAGTCGAGTATCAGGTGTTGGACAATGTGGGCAGTCCCTACGGTGAGAACCCTCGCCAAGCTGCCGCGTCGTTATTCTTCTGCATGGCCCCGTCCAAAGACGCAACGCGGCCTGTGGGGCAATGGAACTCCGCTCGGGTTCTGTGCAAGGGAACCGTGATCCAACATTGGCTGAATGGGCAGAAGGTGTTGGACTTTGATTACACCGATCCCAAGTGGGCCGACATGGTGGAACTGCTGACGATCCGTGGCGGCGATTTGACCGGTCGCGGAGGTGAGCTTTGGTTGCAGGACCACGGGCAACCGGTTTGGTATCGAAGTTTGAGTTGGCGGGTGATCCCTGGCGATGAGATCCTCGAGGCATCCGGTGATTTTGAGCCGATGCCGATTCCACCTGCGGCTTTGGCGAAAGAGCGGCAACGGGTGGAGGCGATGCTGCGGCAAAAACGGTCGCAGTAG
- a CDS encoding DUF6793 family protein, producing MPLFEIETDAHIIITWAENEEAARDVVDDAYPEDDVLRMTKRPRDSWVISKGALGLTERTLDPCTTARDCLSKSAGDKVNAIRLYRMETGCDLEQARIAIESNMVMGW from the coding sequence ATGCCTTTGTTTGAAATTGAAACCGACGCGCACATCATCATCACTTGGGCGGAGAACGAAGAAGCGGCTCGCGACGTGGTCGACGATGCCTACCCGGAAGACGACGTGCTTCGAATGACAAAACGCCCGCGAGATTCCTGGGTGATCAGCAAGGGTGCATTGGGACTGACCGAACGCACACTGGATCCCTGCACCACCGCCCGCGATTGCCTCAGCAAATCAGCGGGCGACAAGGTCAATGCCATCCGTTTGTACCGAATGGAGACCGGTTGCGACCTGGAACAGGCCCGCATCGCGATCGAATCCAATATGGTAATGGGCTGGTAG
- a CDS encoding ABC transporter ATP-binding protein, producing MITLEGFGKDYGDFTAVESIDLQIDAGETFGFIGPNGAGKSTTIRFLATLLRATRGRGEVAGCDVMNDPMGVRRAIGYMPDNFGVYDGMRVWEFLDFFAVAYGIARSQRGAIIDNVLELLDLGHKRDDFVNGLSRGMKQRLCLAKTLVHDPPVLILDEPASGLDPRARVEVKALLKELRRMGKTILISSHILTELADCCTSIGIIERGQLLMSGPIDQVYRQIRRNRTVEIAFTENAEAGISILRSSPALRDLEMRPDRVIAELETDDAGLATLLNHLIAQGVQMRSFHDRDPTLEDVFMSVTEGLVS from the coding sequence ATGATCACCCTGGAAGGTTTTGGCAAAGACTATGGTGATTTCACCGCGGTGGAATCGATCGACTTGCAAATCGATGCGGGTGAAACGTTTGGCTTCATTGGCCCCAACGGTGCGGGCAAGAGCACGACCATCCGCTTCCTGGCAACACTGCTTCGCGCCACCCGAGGCCGTGGTGAAGTCGCGGGATGTGACGTGATGAATGACCCGATGGGCGTGCGTCGTGCTATCGGATACATGCCGGACAACTTCGGTGTTTACGATGGCATGCGAGTGTGGGAGTTCTTGGACTTCTTCGCCGTGGCCTATGGCATCGCTCGATCGCAACGCGGAGCGATCATCGACAACGTGTTGGAGCTGCTCGACCTCGGGCACAAACGCGACGACTTCGTCAACGGGCTCTCTCGCGGAATGAAACAACGTTTGTGCTTGGCAAAGACGTTGGTGCACGACCCGCCGGTCTTGATTCTCGATGAACCCGCCAGCGGCCTCGACCCACGGGCTCGCGTCGAAGTCAAAGCGTTGCTCAAGGAGCTTCGTCGCATGGGGAAAACCATTTTGATCAGCAGCCACATCCTGACGGAGCTTGCCGATTGCTGCACTTCGATCGGGATCATCGAACGTGGTCAGCTATTGATGAGCGGCCCAATCGACCAGGTTTATCGCCAGATCCGACGCAACCGCACGGTCGAAATTGCATTCACCGAAAATGCGGAAGCAGGCATCTCGATCTTGCGTAGCAGTCCCGCACTGCGTGATCTTGAAATGCGTCCGGATCGAGTGATCGCCGAGCTAGAAACCGATGACGCGGGTTTGGCAACGTTGTTGAATCATCTCATCGCACAAGGCGTCCAAATGCGTTCCTTCCACGATCGCGATCCTACCCTGGAAGACGTCTTCATGAGCGTCACCGAAGGTTTGGTCTCCTAG
- the ypfJ gene encoding KPN_02809 family neutral zinc metallopeptidase, which translates to MRWRGRRQSDNVEDRRTAGGGAVVGGGIGVIVIAIIIGLLGGNPQQFLQQAAQQQGPAAGGGEVQLSPEEVEAGEFVSTVFADTEEVWTDLFAQAGRDYKKPTLVLFKDQVRSGCGLASSGTGPFYCPADEKVYLDTSFFGQLARQLGAPGDFAQAYVVAHEVGHHVQNLLGYTDQMEQIRRQVPEVEYNKYSVKLELQADFFAGVMLHHAEKKYRIIEDGDVQEAMTAAKAIGDDTLQRRSRGYVQPETFNHGTSEQRLRWFMKGLQTGDLNQGNTFEAERL; encoded by the coding sequence ATGCGTTGGCGTGGTCGACGACAAAGTGACAATGTGGAAGATCGTCGGACCGCGGGGGGCGGAGCCGTGGTGGGTGGTGGCATCGGTGTGATTGTGATCGCCATCATCATTGGATTGCTCGGTGGCAACCCGCAGCAGTTCCTGCAACAGGCGGCTCAGCAACAGGGGCCGGCCGCCGGCGGCGGCGAAGTGCAATTGAGCCCTGAAGAAGTCGAAGCCGGCGAGTTCGTCAGCACGGTTTTCGCTGATACCGAAGAAGTTTGGACCGATCTGTTTGCCCAGGCCGGACGCGATTACAAAAAGCCCACGTTGGTCTTGTTCAAGGATCAAGTTCGCAGTGGTTGCGGATTAGCCAGCAGCGGCACGGGGCCGTTCTATTGCCCGGCTGATGAGAAGGTGTATCTCGACACTTCGTTCTTTGGACAATTGGCTCGCCAGCTCGGCGCGCCCGGTGATTTCGCACAGGCGTACGTGGTTGCTCACGAAGTCGGTCACCACGTTCAAAACCTGCTTGGCTACACGGATCAAATGGAACAGATTCGCCGCCAGGTTCCTGAGGTGGAGTACAACAAGTATTCAGTCAAGCTCGAACTGCAAGCTGACTTCTTTGCCGGAGTCATGTTGCACCATGCGGAAAAGAAATATCGCATCATTGAAGACGGCGATGTGCAAGAAGCGATGACCGCCGCGAAAGCCATCGGCGACGACACGTTGCAACGACGCAGCCGTGGTTACGTGCAGCCGGAAACGTTCAACCACGGCACCAGCGAACAACGTTTGCGTTGGTTCATGAAGGGGTTGCAAACAGGCGACCTGAACCAAGGCAACACGTTTGAAGCGGAAAGACTGTAG
- the ygfZ gene encoding CAF17-like 4Fe-4S cluster assembly/insertion protein YgfZ: MALTSYLIRLPSLCVLDLVGEDATAILHNLTTNQIKSLTAEGETRDGVETFITNVRGKCLGHVFAFAIENGFRLIGAPGISGETDGQRQSTAIAEHADRYTIREDATPMIRDDDFAAWVMLESGDTSLSGADNSVQPTTKPTMTCDDGVDAYQLPWVPAGTLYLLPSDSEDHVDTIAAAMSAEAAEFAVGDEVMFHQHRIAAGFPWYGVDLTDAHLPQEADREKQTISFTKGCYLGQETVARLDALGQVQKKLVRWRLQGVSPSAKPSADDKLFAEDAAADAKPVGRITSVGEVNENGVGMAMGYARRSHFDAGSVMVGKVGDVSYTAEVLPPIVGESPE; encoded by the coding sequence ATGGCTTTGACCTCGTATTTAATTCGTTTGCCCTCGTTGTGCGTGTTGGATTTGGTGGGGGAGGATGCGACGGCCATTCTTCACAATCTGACCACCAACCAAATCAAGTCTCTGACCGCCGAAGGTGAGACACGCGACGGGGTGGAAACCTTCATCACCAATGTGCGAGGCAAGTGCTTGGGGCATGTCTTCGCTTTCGCGATAGAAAACGGATTCCGGTTGATTGGTGCCCCCGGCATCTCGGGTGAAACGGATGGTCAACGTCAATCAACCGCGATCGCGGAGCATGCCGACCGATACACCATCCGCGAAGACGCAACGCCGATGATTCGCGATGACGACTTTGCGGCTTGGGTCATGTTGGAATCCGGCGACACCTCGCTTTCCGGTGCGGACAACTCAGTGCAACCAACAACCAAGCCGACCATGACGTGTGATGACGGTGTGGACGCTTACCAATTGCCCTGGGTCCCCGCGGGTACCCTGTATTTGCTACCGAGTGATTCCGAAGATCACGTCGACACCATCGCTGCGGCAATGAGCGCAGAGGCGGCTGAATTCGCAGTCGGCGACGAAGTCATGTTCCACCAACATCGCATCGCCGCGGGGTTCCCTTGGTACGGCGTCGATTTAACCGACGCTCATTTGCCACAAGAAGCCGATCGCGAAAAGCAAACCATCAGCTTCACCAAAGGTTGCTATCTGGGGCAAGAAACCGTGGCTCGATTGGACGCTCTTGGGCAAGTCCAAAAGAAGCTGGTGCGATGGCGATTGCAGGGCGTTTCGCCATCCGCGAAACCGTCCGCCGACGACAAACTTTTTGCTGAAGACGCAGCGGCCGATGCCAAGCCAGTGGGACGAATCACCAGTGTTGGCGAAGTCAACGAGAACGGCGTCGGGATGGCGATGGGATATGCCCGGCGAAGCCACTTTGATGCGGGCAGCGTCATGGTGGGGAAAGTGGGCGACGTGTCGTACACCGCTGAAGTGTTGCCTCCAATCGTCGGAGAATCACCCGAATGA
- a CDS encoding ECF-type sigma factor translates to MNDLTLEEFADLLVKVRDGDNDATAVLWERYFQPLVRLAGTRLPKNLRRSGDEEDIALSAFHSFIAGVQREKFPDLSGPDNLWGLLITLTSRKVNAHLRRQTRQKRGGGQVRGESVFLDASGDSGRAGLEQFSGGGESDHAPPDLRLELAEACEKLLDDLPDEQLREIAVMRMDGFLVDEIAKELEMSKRAVERRLQLIRKTWAEAAESTSDQT, encoded by the coding sequence ATGAATGATTTGACTCTCGAAGAGTTTGCCGACCTGCTCGTGAAGGTCCGCGATGGCGACAACGATGCCACGGCGGTGTTGTGGGAACGTTACTTTCAACCGCTGGTACGCTTGGCCGGAACGCGTTTGCCAAAGAACCTTCGGCGGTCGGGCGACGAAGAAGACATTGCCCTGTCCGCGTTCCACAGCTTCATCGCGGGGGTTCAACGCGAAAAGTTTCCGGATTTGTCGGGCCCCGATAATTTGTGGGGACTGCTGATCACATTGACCAGTCGCAAAGTCAACGCGCACCTGCGTCGACAAACACGACAGAAACGCGGTGGCGGTCAGGTTCGGGGCGAGTCGGTGTTCCTGGATGCGTCCGGCGACTCCGGACGGGCGGGCCTGGAACAGTTCTCCGGAGGAGGCGAATCCGATCACGCGCCGCCGGATTTGCGATTGGAATTGGCGGAAGCATGCGAGAAACTGCTGGATGACCTGCCGGACGAGCAATTGCGAGAAATCGCGGTGATGCGGATGGACGGTTTTTTGGTAGACGAAATCGCAAAAGAGTTGGAGATGAGCAAGCGCGCGGTTGAACGTCGCTTGCAATTGATACGAAAAACATGGGCGGAGGCGGCGGAATCCACGTCGGATCAAACATAA